The following are encoded in a window of Drosophila simulans strain w501 chromosome 3L, Prin_Dsim_3.1, whole genome shotgun sequence genomic DNA:
- the LOC6738024 gene encoding rab11 family-interacting protein 3 isoform X9 has translation MYVKYPMAEVQLVNDLLLDLRHMKKDCLELLQRKVDDLSDTQNIAEDRTTRTKTEYAVLQARYHMLEEQYRESELRAEERLAEEQKRHREILARVEREASLQNENCQMKIRATEIEATALREEAARLRVLCDKQANDLHRTEEQLELARDQIGVLQQELEEQTQALRRHEQEKKSTEELMLELGRELQRAREESGARAMPTTSPESIRLEELHQELEEMRQKNRTLEEQNEELQATMLTNQATMLTNGVEQGRHLLNGTLNSLAQELEEMSQAQDSVDSATLASLSQLQQAFQEKEDENVRLKHYIDTILLNIVENYPQLLEVKPMERK, from the exons ATGTATGTGAAATATCCCATGGCTGAGGTGCAGTTGGTGAACGATCTTCTCCTCGATCTGCGGCACATGAAAAAAGATTGT CTGGAACTGCTGCAGCGCAAGGTGGACGATCTGTCAGATACACAGAATATAGCTGAGGATCGGACGACCCGCACCAAGACCGAATATGCAGTCCTTCAGGCGCGTTATCACATGCTCGAAGAGCAGTACCGAGAG TCGGAACTACGTGCCGAGGAGCGTTTGGCCGAGGAGCAGAAGCGGCACCGCGAGATTTTGGCCCGCGTGGAGCGTGAAGCCTCGCTGCAGAACGAGAACTGCCAGATGAAGATCCGTGCGACCGAGATCGAAGCAACGGCACTGCGGGAAGAGGCCGCCCGACTGCGTGTCCTGTGTGACAAGCAGGCCAATGACCTGCATCGCACCGAGGAGCAGTTGGAGCTGGCGCGCGACCAAATCGGCGTCCTGCAACAGGAGCTCGAGGAGCAGACACAGGCACTGCGCCGCCACGAACAGGAGAAGAAGTCCACCGAGGAGCTGATGCTGGAGCTGGGCCGAGAACTGCAGCGTGCACGCGAGGAGAGTGGAGCCCGGGCAATGCCGACCACATCGCCGGAGAGCATAAgactggaggagctgcacCAGGAGCTCGAGGAGATGCGCCAGAAGAATCGAA CCCTCGAAGAACAGAACGAGGAGCTGCAGGCCACGATGCTGACCAATCAGGCCACCATGCTGACGAATGGCGTGGAGCAGGGTCGCCATCTGCTGAACGGGACCCTCAACAGTTTGgcccaggagctggaggagatgtCACAAGCCCAG GATTCTGTGGATTCAGCCACATTAGCATCCTTAAGTCAG CTTCAACAGGCCTTCCAGGAAAAAGAGGATGAAAATGTTCGGCTTAAGCACTATATTGATACCATTCTACTCAACATCGTGGAGAACTATCCTCAATTGCTGGAAGTCAAGCCCATGGAGCGAAAGTAG
- the LOC27206788 gene encoding uncharacterized protein LOC27206788, translating into MDSDRKLNSDSNENTSANDELPGSSSNANTEQNAPGAHGIVGREYFQNNNDQQKKEFFLLDMKSKFLFLNKMLEEYESDGDMIDKRKGSITAMRDKYALEIAELSNNLKDECALASQSSSVSNIESCGLKSESTKQPTEQAQYENGNKYKELRLAKLKEELRLLDSEISNLNRCIEKRNQAACKLKDNIGILYKRVEPHIQPTKQHGL; encoded by the exons ATGGACAGTGATAGGAAATTAAACAGCGATTCCAATGAAAATACATCAGCGAACGATGAATTG cCTGGCAGTAGCTCGAATGCGAATACTGAGCAAAATGCACCCGGGGCACACGGCATCGTGGGAAGAGAATATTTCCAGAATAATAACGACCagcaaaaaaaggaattttttCTGCTTGACATGAAAAGTAAATTCCTGTTTTTAAATAAGATGCTCGAGGAATATGAAAGTGATGGAGATATGATCGATAAACGCAAGGGATCAATCACCGCTATGCGGGACAAGTATGCACTTGAAATAGCCGAATTGAGCAACAACTTAAAAGACGAGTGTGCTCTTGCTTCCCAATCGTCATCTGTATCTAATATAGAAAGCTGTGGACTAAAAAGTGAGTCAACTAAACAGCCCACTGAACAAGCCCAATACGAAAATGGGAATAAATACAAGGAATTGCGCCTTGCTAAGCTAAAAGAAGAATTGAGGCTACTGGACAGCGAAATATCAAACTTAAACCGTTGCATAGAAAAACGTAACCAGGCTGCTTGCAAGCTAAAAGATAATATAGGAATTCTATATAAACGAGTTGAGCCACACATACAACCAACCAAACAACATGGTCTATGA
- the LOC6738024 gene encoding rab11 family-interacting protein 3 isoform X10, with amino-acid sequence MYSDISLENRHDYDYRLELLQRKVDDLSDTQNIAEDRTTRTKTEYAVLQARYHMLEEQYRESELRAEERLAEEQKRHREILARVEREASLQNENCQMKIRATEIEATALREEAARLRVLCDKQANDLHRTEEQLELARDQIGVLQQELEEQTQALRRHEQEKKSTEELMLELGRELQRAREESGARAMPTTSPESIRLEELHQELEEMRQKNRTLEEQNEELQATMLTNQATMLTNGVEQGRHLLNGTLNSLAQELEEMSQAQDSVDSATLASLSQLQQAFQEKEDENVRLKHYIDTILLNIVENYPQLLEVKPMERK; translated from the exons CTGGAACTGCTGCAGCGCAAGGTGGACGATCTGTCAGATACACAGAATATAGCTGAGGATCGGACGACCCGCACCAAGACCGAATATGCAGTCCTTCAGGCGCGTTATCACATGCTCGAAGAGCAGTACCGAGAG TCGGAACTACGTGCCGAGGAGCGTTTGGCCGAGGAGCAGAAGCGGCACCGCGAGATTTTGGCCCGCGTGGAGCGTGAAGCCTCGCTGCAGAACGAGAACTGCCAGATGAAGATCCGTGCGACCGAGATCGAAGCAACGGCACTGCGGGAAGAGGCCGCCCGACTGCGTGTCCTGTGTGACAAGCAGGCCAATGACCTGCATCGCACCGAGGAGCAGTTGGAGCTGGCGCGCGACCAAATCGGCGTCCTGCAACAGGAGCTCGAGGAGCAGACACAGGCACTGCGCCGCCACGAACAGGAGAAGAAGTCCACCGAGGAGCTGATGCTGGAGCTGGGCCGAGAACTGCAGCGTGCACGCGAGGAGAGTGGAGCCCGGGCAATGCCGACCACATCGCCGGAGAGCATAAgactggaggagctgcacCAGGAGCTCGAGGAGATGCGCCAGAAGAATCGAA CCCTCGAAGAACAGAACGAGGAGCTGCAGGCCACGATGCTGACCAATCAGGCCACCATGCTGACGAATGGCGTGGAGCAGGGTCGCCATCTGCTGAACGGGACCCTCAACAGTTTGgcccaggagctggaggagatgtCACAAGCCCAG GATTCTGTGGATTCAGCCACATTAGCATCCTTAAGTCAG CTTCAACAGGCCTTCCAGGAAAAAGAGGATGAAAATGTTCGGCTTAAGCACTATATTGATACCATTCTACTCAACATCGTGGAGAACTATCCTCAATTGCTGGAAGTCAAGCCCATGGAGCGAAAGTAG
- the LOC6738024 gene encoding rab11 family-interacting protein 3 isoform X11, whose translation MYVKYPMAEVQLVNDLLLDLRHMKKDCLELLQRKVDDLSDTQNIAEDRTTRTKTEYAVLQARYHMLEEQYRESELRAEERLAEEQKRHREILARVEREASLQNENCQMKIRATEIEATALREEAARLRVLCDKQANDLHRTEEQLELARDQIGVLQQELEEQTQALRRHEQEKKSTEELMLELGRELQRAREESGARAMPTTSPESIRLEELHQELEEMRQKNRTLEEQNEELQATMLTNQATMLTNGVEQGRHLLNGTLNSLAQELEEMSQAQLQQAFQEKEDENVRLKHYIDTILLNIVENYPQLLEVKPMERK comes from the exons ATGTATGTGAAATATCCCATGGCTGAGGTGCAGTTGGTGAACGATCTTCTCCTCGATCTGCGGCACATGAAAAAAGATTGT CTGGAACTGCTGCAGCGCAAGGTGGACGATCTGTCAGATACACAGAATATAGCTGAGGATCGGACGACCCGCACCAAGACCGAATATGCAGTCCTTCAGGCGCGTTATCACATGCTCGAAGAGCAGTACCGAGAG TCGGAACTACGTGCCGAGGAGCGTTTGGCCGAGGAGCAGAAGCGGCACCGCGAGATTTTGGCCCGCGTGGAGCGTGAAGCCTCGCTGCAGAACGAGAACTGCCAGATGAAGATCCGTGCGACCGAGATCGAAGCAACGGCACTGCGGGAAGAGGCCGCCCGACTGCGTGTCCTGTGTGACAAGCAGGCCAATGACCTGCATCGCACCGAGGAGCAGTTGGAGCTGGCGCGCGACCAAATCGGCGTCCTGCAACAGGAGCTCGAGGAGCAGACACAGGCACTGCGCCGCCACGAACAGGAGAAGAAGTCCACCGAGGAGCTGATGCTGGAGCTGGGCCGAGAACTGCAGCGTGCACGCGAGGAGAGTGGAGCCCGGGCAATGCCGACCACATCGCCGGAGAGCATAAgactggaggagctgcacCAGGAGCTCGAGGAGATGCGCCAGAAGAATCGAA CCCTCGAAGAACAGAACGAGGAGCTGCAGGCCACGATGCTGACCAATCAGGCCACCATGCTGACGAATGGCGTGGAGCAGGGTCGCCATCTGCTGAACGGGACCCTCAACAGTTTGgcccaggagctggaggagatgtCACAAGCCCAG CTTCAACAGGCCTTCCAGGAAAAAGAGGATGAAAATGTTCGGCTTAAGCACTATATTGATACCATTCTACTCAACATCGTGGAGAACTATCCTCAATTGCTGGAAGTCAAGCCCATGGAGCGAAAGTAG
- the LOC6738030 gene encoding uncharacterized protein LOC6738030, whose translation MKTFLVLAILSLGQAVELTQTTETATTTTTGKPQQTELPVHIQNLITSHINHVLQHIKNKPQVSNTLSGPVDWHGSGSGSDAPVVKPHPDLLPPLAHSGDVLAPPLADVPAAAPALQSGIQSVQAGNPPVKVSHHQATGTLIHHGRPLVQNKVVMPPVEHVVLSLPGQEPINVAEKLQKLQQHVTKVMQQAEKHIPLAVNQAIKQKKEQEAQREKEQLQKDKETNKVDDKDKDVKEDQEDPEPSETTPQPNSSKAGRSLVIPDKVSNIVNQVHAHIPQLIAQHREEMKLGKCNFQCPKASLSICASNGKCVVNFPGQCELSQWNCFNTKNVFHQVHDAECQNTITCYKRDMM comes from the exons ATGAAgacttttttggttttag CCATCCTGTCGCTGGGACAAGCCGTCGAGTTGACCCAGACTACGGAAACCGCAACTACAACCACAACGGGGAAACCCCAGCAAACGGAGCTCCCCGTTCACATCCAGAACCTGATAACCAGCCACATCAATCATGTACTCCAGCACATAAAGAACAAACCTCAGGTTTCGAACACATTGAGTGGACCGGTGGATTGGCacgggagtgggagtgggagcgACGCGCCAGTGGTCAAGCCCCATCCAGATCTCCTTCCACCACTGGCACACTCTGGTGATGTCCTTGCCCCTCCCCTTGCCGACGTCCCAGCGGCTGCACCTGCGTTGCAATCTGGCATACAGTCGGTGCAAGCTGGCAATCCACCGGTGAAGGTGTCCCATCACCAGGCCACCGGTACCCTGATCCACCACGGAAGGCCGTTGGTGCAGAATAAGGTGGTGATGCCGCCCGTGGAGCATGTGGTGCTCTCGCTTCCTGGTCAAGAACCCATCAACGTGGCCGAAAAGCTGCAAAAACTGCAACAGCATGTGACCAAGGTGATGCAACAGGCCGAGAAACACATTCCATTAGCAGTGAACCAGGCcattaaacaaaagaaagaacAGGAAGCTCAAAGAGAAAAGGAGCAGCTCCAGAAGGATAAAGAAACCAATAAGGTTGATGACAAAGACAAGGATGTTAAAGAGGATCAGGAGGATCCTGAACCATCCGAAACAACACCTCAACCAAATTCATCGAAGGCAGGTCGCTCGCTGGTTATTCCCGACAAAGTGTCCAATATAGTCAACCAGGTTCACGCCCACATTCCCCAACTGATTGCCCAGCATCGCGAGGAAATGAAActgggaaaatgcaatttccagTGTCCCAAAGCTTCACTGTCCATTTGTGCCAGCAACGGCAAATGTGTGGTCAATTTTCCAGGCCAATGTGAGCTGAGTCAGTGGAACTGCTTCAACACCAAGAATG TTTTCCACCAAGTGCACGATGCCGAATGCCAAAATACCATTACTTGCTATAAAAGGGATATGATGTAA
- the LOC6738029 gene encoding uncharacterized protein LOC6738029, translated as MKLLSLFLLAFVAYTAAKVVPASNSNSLSIDQHGKRVYADVTEDKCDYSCPEKDPSVCATNRQCLLKFESRCAMSAYNCRNPQKMFKTVEDHRCTQDWQPLCMESDLREFGL; from the exons ATGAAGCTCCTGTCTTTATTCCTTCTGG CCTTCGTCGCTTATACTGCCGCTAAAGTGGTTCCCGCTTCGAATAGCAATAGTCTGAGCATTGACCAGCACGGCAAAAGGGTTTATGCGGATGTGACCGAGGATAAATGCGACTATTCTTGTCCCGAAAAGGATCCTTCGGTCTGTGCCACCAATCGACAATGCCTTCTGAAGTTTGAGAGCCGCTGTGCCATGTCGGCCTACAACTGCCGTAATCCCCAGAAAATGTTTAAGACCGTGGAAGACCATCGTTGCACGCAGGACTGGCAGCCTCTATGCATGGAGTCAGATCTCAGGGAGTTCGGCTTGTGA
- the LOC6738028 gene encoding sporozoite surface protein 2 encodes MFKPHYYLAAVLLCFVFTTAQVVPNAEIGRITIQVPLLSNGKPVILTNQEREEVATVEEIKPGKVHVVQEVVVPPTVKSDNKVRVTRSVSDSGIPNHGIPNPGIPNHGIPNRGIPNDGIPNPGIPNHGIPNPGIPNHGIPNRGIPNDGIPNPGIPNHGIPNPGIPNHGIPNRGIPNDGIPNPGIPNHGIPNPGIPNHGIPNPGIPIPDASEHKPVVVKPSSRTTSAPASTSMPKRVPNRNCFHLLMGGTTTTSPVDIMTPPSTENCDELCTKFEYSPICAFNGICIHEFANQCVMNTFNCKHRDLSFRAVDEDVCRLGVCMRRCKAEELAL; translated from the exons ATGTTTAAGCCACATTATTACTTGGCCGCAG TGCTGCTGTGTTTCGTCTTCACCACAGCGCAGGTTGTGCCAAATGCAGAAATCGGTCGGATTACTATCCAAGTGCCGTTGCTGTCCAATGGAAAGCCCGTGATCCTTACCAACCAGGAACGGGAAGAGGTCGCCACCGTAGAGGAGATCAAGCCGGGCAAGGTCCATGTTGTCCAGGAGGTAGTGGTGCCACCTACAGTGAAATCTGATAATAAGGTGCGGGTGACAAGATCAGTTTCGGATTCTGGTATTCCTAACCATGGAATCCCAAATCCTGGCATCCCTAACCATGGAATACCGAATCGTGGAATTCCTAATGATGGAATCCCAAATCCTGGCATTCCTAATCATGGTATTCCCAATCCTGGAATCCCTAATCATGGAATTCCAAACCGTGGCATTCCTAATGATGGAATCCCAAATCCTGGCATTCCTAATCATGGAATTCCCAACCCTGGAATCCCTAATCATGGAATTCCAAACCGCGGCATTCCTAATGATGGAATCCCCAACCCTGGCATCCCCAACCATGGAATCCCCAACCCTGGTATCCCCAACCATGGAATCCCCAATCCTGGCATACCCATTCCCGATGCTTCCGAACATAAACCAGTTGTTGTTAAGCCCAGCAGTCGTACCACCAGCGCACCCGCATCTACATCAATGCCCAAGCGAGTACCCAACAGGAATTGTTTCCATCTTCTGATGGGTGGCACGACCACCACGTCGCCAGTGGATATTATGACACCTCCATCTACGGAAAACTGCGATGAGCTATGCACCAAGTTCGAGTACTCGCCCATTTGTGCCTTCAATGGAATCTGCATCCATGAATTTGCAAATCAGTGCGTAATGAACACCTTCAACTGCAAGCACCGCGATTTGTCGTTCCGTGCAGTGGACGAGGATGTGTGCCGACTGGGAGTTTGCATGAGGCGATGCAAGGCGGAGGAACTGGCGCTTTAA
- the LOC6738024 gene encoding rab11 family-interacting protein 4B isoform X12, with protein sequence MLETNELELLQRKVDDLSDTQNIAEDRTTRTKTEYAVLQARYHMLEEQYRESELRAEERLAEEQKRHREILARVEREASLQNENCQMKIRATEIEATALREEAARLRVLCDKQANDLHRTEEQLELARDQIGVLQQELEEQTQALRRHEQEKKSTEELMLELGRELQRAREESGARAMPTTSPESIRLEELHQELEEMRQKNRTLEEQNEELQATMLTNQATMLTNGVEQGRHLLNGTLNSLAQELEEMSQAQDSVDSATLASLSQLQQAFQEKEDENVRLKHYIDTILLNIVENYPQLLEVKPMERK encoded by the exons CTGGAACTGCTGCAGCGCAAGGTGGACGATCTGTCAGATACACAGAATATAGCTGAGGATCGGACGACCCGCACCAAGACCGAATATGCAGTCCTTCAGGCGCGTTATCACATGCTCGAAGAGCAGTACCGAGAG TCGGAACTACGTGCCGAGGAGCGTTTGGCCGAGGAGCAGAAGCGGCACCGCGAGATTTTGGCCCGCGTGGAGCGTGAAGCCTCGCTGCAGAACGAGAACTGCCAGATGAAGATCCGTGCGACCGAGATCGAAGCAACGGCACTGCGGGAAGAGGCCGCCCGACTGCGTGTCCTGTGTGACAAGCAGGCCAATGACCTGCATCGCACCGAGGAGCAGTTGGAGCTGGCGCGCGACCAAATCGGCGTCCTGCAACAGGAGCTCGAGGAGCAGACACAGGCACTGCGCCGCCACGAACAGGAGAAGAAGTCCACCGAGGAGCTGATGCTGGAGCTGGGCCGAGAACTGCAGCGTGCACGCGAGGAGAGTGGAGCCCGGGCAATGCCGACCACATCGCCGGAGAGCATAAgactggaggagctgcacCAGGAGCTCGAGGAGATGCGCCAGAAGAATCGAA CCCTCGAAGAACAGAACGAGGAGCTGCAGGCCACGATGCTGACCAATCAGGCCACCATGCTGACGAATGGCGTGGAGCAGGGTCGCCATCTGCTGAACGGGACCCTCAACAGTTTGgcccaggagctggaggagatgtCACAAGCCCAG GATTCTGTGGATTCAGCCACATTAGCATCCTTAAGTCAG CTTCAACAGGCCTTCCAGGAAAAAGAGGATGAAAATGTTCGGCTTAAGCACTATATTGATACCATTCTACTCAACATCGTGGAGAACTATCCTCAATTGCTGGAAGTCAAGCCCATGGAGCGAAAGTAG